A genome region from Phaeobacter sp. A36a-5a includes the following:
- the glpK gene encoding glycerol kinase GlpK, with translation MTYILAIDQGTTSTRAILFDDKMQAVGSAQQEFPQHFPQAGWVEHDPEDLWSTTLDVCRQVMQAQDVKAADIAGIGITNQRETTVVWDRHSGKAVHNAIVWQDRRTSAICEELRAAGHEDSVRQKTGLLLDPYFSGTKLKWILDTVPDARARAEAGDLLFGTVDSFLIWRLTGGASHVTDATNAARTLMYDIRKGRWSSEICGFLGVPRGMLPEVKDCAADFGTTKAEFLGGEIAILGVAGDQQAATIGQACFQPGMMKSTYGTGCFALLNTGDTPVVSQNRMLTTIAYQLDGAPTYALEGSIFIAGAAVQWLRDGLGIIGSAQESGALARNADPGQDVILVPAFTGLGAPYWKPDCRGGMFGLTRSSGPAEFARAALQSVAYQTRDLWEAMRADWQGESLVTLRVDGGMSASNWTMQSLADLLGAAVDRPVMQETTALGAAWLAGMRAGVYPDQAGFAETWALDQQFTPAMDEDRRSAAYGRWKRAVEAVIGV, from the coding sequence ATGACGTATATTCTGGCGATTGATCAGGGCACGACCTCGACCAGAGCGATCCTGTTCGATGATAAGATGCAGGCGGTGGGATCCGCGCAGCAGGAATTCCCGCAGCATTTTCCGCAGGCCGGCTGGGTCGAGCATGACCCGGAGGATCTGTGGAGCACGACGCTGGATGTCTGTCGGCAGGTGATGCAGGCGCAGGACGTCAAGGCGGCGGATATTGCCGGCATCGGTATCACCAACCAGCGCGAAACCACGGTGGTCTGGGATCGCCACAGCGGCAAGGCGGTCCACAATGCCATTGTCTGGCAGGACCGCCGCACCAGCGCCATCTGCGAAGAGCTGCGCGCCGCGGGCCACGAGGACAGCGTGCGCCAGAAAACCGGGCTGCTGCTGGATCCCTATTTCTCGGGCACCAAGCTGAAGTGGATTCTGGACACTGTGCCAGATGCCCGCGCCCGGGCCGAGGCGGGAGATCTGCTGTTTGGCACTGTCGACAGCTTTCTGATCTGGCGGCTGACCGGTGGCGCCTCCCATGTGACCGATGCGACCAATGCGGCGCGGACGCTGATGTATGATATCCGCAAGGGGCGCTGGAGCAGCGAGATCTGCGGCTTTCTCGGGGTGCCGCGCGGGATGTTGCCGGAGGTCAAGGATTGTGCCGCAGATTTCGGCACCACCAAGGCAGAGTTCCTGGGCGGCGAGATCGCCATTCTGGGGGTTGCCGGCGATCAGCAGGCGGCCACCATCGGGCAGGCCTGTTTCCAGCCGGGGATGATGAAATCGACCTATGGCACGGGCTGTTTTGCGCTGCTGAACACCGGTGATACGCCGGTTGTGTCGCAGAACCGGATGCTGACCACCATCGCCTATCAGCTGGACGGCGCGCCGACCTATGCGCTGGAAGGGTCCATTTTCATCGCCGGTGCGGCGGTGCAATGGCTGCGCGACGGTCTGGGCATTATCGGCTCGGCCCAGGAGAGCGGTGCGCTGGCGCGCAATGCCGATCCCGGTCAGGACGTCATTCTGGTGCCGGCCTTTACCGGGCTTGGTGCACCTTATTGGAAACCCGATTGCCGGGGCGGGATGTTCGGTCTGACCCGCAGCTCGGGGCCTGCGGAATTTGCCCGCGCGGCGTTGCAGAGCGTGGCCTATCAGACCCGTGACCTCTGGGAGGCGATGCGGGCGGATTGGCAAGGCGAGAGTCTGGTCACCCTGCGCGTGGATGGCGGCATGAGTGCCAGCAACTGGACCATGCAGAGCCTGGCGGATCTGTTGGGGGCGGCTGTGGATCGGCCGGTGATGCAGGAAACCACCGCGCTTGGGGCCGCCTGGCTGGCGGGGATGCGGGCCGGTGTCTATCCCGATCAGGCCGGGTTTGCCGAGACCTGGGCGCTGGATCAGCAATTCACCCCGGCGATGGATGAAGACCGGCGCAGCGCCGCCTATGGGCGCTGGAAACGCGCGGTTGAGGCAGTGATCGGCGTCTGA
- a CDS encoding flavin-dependent oxidoreductase, translated as MTVMIAGAGIAGLTLGLTLHELGVPFHIYEATETLKPMGVGINLQPNAVRELFDLGLEAELSAIGVRTRQLGFYSKLGNTIWEEPRGQAAGYSWPQFSVHRGALQMMLYHALLARAGDSVLTTGARAAGYELTDHGVTLLLDGGRGAQGNLLIGADGIHSAIRAQMYPGEGAPIWNGRILWRATTQAPAFHGGAAMAMIGHDHLRLVAYPISAPDADGKAVINWIAEKQFDPGVPRNKESWNRAADIDDILPDFADWRFDWIDVPALITGAETVYEYPMVDRDPLPCWQDGPVSLMGDAAHPTYPVGSNGASQAIVDARVIGAQMLTHGATPEALTRYENALRPVTTAVGMANRAGGGPDGVLQQVEDLCGGEFTDINDVIPQDQLAAHAAKYKSIAGFSIEELNARPRTIPAGTRIN; from the coding sequence ATGACAGTGATGATTGCGGGGGCCGGGATCGCGGGGCTCACACTTGGCCTCACCCTGCACGAGCTGGGTGTGCCCTTCCACATCTACGAGGCCACCGAAACGCTGAAACCGATGGGCGTCGGCATCAATCTGCAACCCAATGCGGTGCGCGAGCTCTTCGATCTGGGGTTGGAGGCCGAGCTCTCCGCCATCGGCGTCCGCACACGGCAGCTGGGATTTTATTCCAAACTGGGCAACACCATCTGGGAGGAGCCGCGCGGCCAGGCGGCGGGCTACAGCTGGCCGCAGTTTTCCGTCCATCGCGGCGCCTTGCAGATGATGCTCTATCACGCGCTCCTCGCCCGCGCGGGCGACAGCGTCCTCACCACCGGCGCGCGGGCGGCGGGATATGAGCTCACAGATCACGGCGTCACCCTGCTTCTGGACGGCGGGCGCGGCGCGCAGGGCAATCTCCTGATCGGCGCCGACGGCATCCATTCCGCCATCCGCGCGCAGATGTATCCGGGTGAGGGCGCACCGATCTGGAACGGTCGCATCCTGTGGCGCGCCACCACACAGGCCCCGGCCTTCCACGGCGGCGCGGCCATGGCAATGATCGGCCATGACCACCTGCGGCTGGTGGCCTATCCGATCAGCGCGCCCGACGCCGACGGCAAGGCGGTAATCAACTGGATCGCAGAGAAACAATTCGATCCCGGTGTGCCCCGGAACAAGGAAAGCTGGAACCGCGCTGCCGACATAGATGACATTCTGCCGGATTTTGCCGATTGGCGCTTTGACTGGATCGACGTGCCCGCGCTGATCACCGGAGCCGAAACCGTCTATGAATATCCAATGGTGGACCGCGACCCGCTACCATGCTGGCAGGATGGCCCGGTCAGCCTGATGGGCGACGCCGCACATCCGACCTATCCGGTCGGGTCTAACGGCGCCAGCCAGGCCATTGTCGACGCCCGCGTGATTGGCGCCCAGATGCTGACCCATGGCGCAACACCTGAGGCCCTCACCCGCTACGAAAACGCCCTGCGTCCCGTCACCACCGCCGTTGGCATGGCCAACCGCGCAGGGGGAGGCCCCGACGGCGTGTTGCAACAGGTCGAGGATCTCTGCGGCGGGGAGTTCACCGACATCAACGACGTGATCCCGCAGGATCAGCTCGCCGCCCATGCCGCGAAATACAAATCCATCGCCGGGTTTTCGATCGAAGAGCTGAACGCCCGCCCCCGCACCATACCCGCAGGCACCCGCATCAACTGA
- the idi gene encoding isopentenyl-diphosphate Delta-isomerase, translating into MTHLIPAWVNGTLTPVDKLAAHEQGLKHKAVSVFVVKGGEILMQRRALGKYHTPGLWANTCCTHPQWDESSSACAVRRMQEELGITGLYPEFRHHLEYRADVGNGLIEHEVVDVFLAHAHRAPQLTPNPDEVMETRWVDYHDLLAEVKRHPDRFTPWLKIYLNSYSDVIFGPDLSLGSSEDS; encoded by the coding sequence ATGACCCACCTGATCCCCGCCTGGGTGAATGGCACCCTGACGCCGGTTGATAAGCTGGCCGCCCATGAACAGGGGCTGAAGCACAAGGCCGTTTCGGTCTTTGTGGTCAAGGGCGGCGAAATCCTGATGCAGCGCCGCGCTCTGGGCAAATACCATACCCCCGGTCTGTGGGCGAACACCTGCTGCACCCATCCGCAATGGGATGAATCCTCCTCCGCCTGCGCGGTCCGCCGGATGCAGGAGGAGCTGGGCATCACCGGTCTCTACCCCGAGTTTCGCCATCACCTCGAATACCGCGCCGATGTCGGCAACGGGCTGATCGAACATGAGGTGGTTGATGTCTTTCTCGCCCATGCCCACCGCGCGCCGCAGCTCACCCCCAACCCGGATGAGGTGATGGAGACCCGCTGGGTCGATTACCACGACCTTCTGGCCGAGGTGAAGCGCCACCCGGATCGCTTCACACCCTGGCTCAAGATCTACCTCAACAGCTATTCCGACGTGATCTTCGGCCCCGACCTCAGCCTCGGCAGCAGCGAGGACAGCTGA
- a CDS encoding c-type cytochrome — translation MKLLTAVAALGLIAAPAFAEGDADKGETGFNKCKSCHMVVSDSGDVIIKGGKTGPNLWGVVGRTAGTADGYKYGDDMVAAGEQGLVWDEESFAAYTADPKAFLRDYLDDSKAKSKMSFRLKKGAEDIYAFLAMHGPADAAEGDADATTDETATN, via the coding sequence ATGAAACTTCTGACTGCTGTAGCGGCCCTTGGCCTGATTGCAGCCCCTGCCTTTGCCGAAGGCGACGCCGACAAGGGCGAAACGGGCTTCAACAAGTGCAAATCCTGCCACATGGTTGTCTCGGACAGCGGTGACGTGATCATCAAGGGCGGCAAAACCGGCCCGAACCTCTGGGGCGTTGTCGGCCGCACCGCCGGCACCGCGGACGGCTACAAATACGGCGACGACATGGTGGCCGCAGGCGAACAGGGGCTGGTATGGGACGAAGAGAGCTTCGCCGCCTATACCGCCGATCCCAAGGCGTTCCTGCGCGATTATCTGGATGATTCCAAAGCGAAATCCAAAATGTCCTTCCGCCTGAAGAAAGGCGCCGAAGACATCTATGCCTTCCTCGCGATGCACGGCCCCGCTGATGCCGCCGAAGGCGACGCAGACGCCACCACAGATGAGACCGCGACCAACTGA
- a CDS encoding P1 family peptidase, translated as MKPGPRNLITDVPGLKVGNAQDQRLKSGTTVLTADRPFTAGVHVMGGAPGTRETDLLAPDKSVAQIDALVLSGGSAFGLDACSGVVAGLRAAGRGFAVGPARVPIVPGAILFDLLNGGDKDWSENPYVALGRAAYEAADHGFALGTVGAGTGALAARLKGGLGSASFVLPDGTTVGALVAANPLGSVTTPGDRHFWAAPYEIDGEFGGAGVDLATGFTTPAPSLKIAAMQALAQGTELPTEGSNTTIAIVATDAALSKSQCQRLAIAAHDGIGRAIVPAHSPGDGDLVFAVSAADPAKTISDGDLGADLGAIGHAAALCLSRAIARAAALAHAEPGDLLPSWQDM; from the coding sequence ATGAAACCCGGCCCGCGCAACCTGATCACCGATGTTCCCGGCCTCAAGGTTGGCAATGCCCAAGACCAGCGGCTGAAATCCGGCACCACCGTGCTGACCGCCGATCGGCCCTTTACGGCCGGGGTGCATGTGATGGGCGGCGCGCCGGGCACCCGCGAAACCGATCTGCTGGCACCGGACAAATCCGTCGCTCAGATTGATGCGCTGGTGCTCTCCGGCGGCTCCGCCTTCGGGCTGGATGCCTGCTCCGGCGTGGTCGCAGGGCTGCGCGCCGCCGGACGGGGCTTTGCCGTGGGGCCTGCGCGCGTGCCGATCGTGCCGGGTGCGATCCTCTTTGACCTCCTGAACGGCGGCGATAAGGACTGGTCGGAGAACCCCTATGTCGCCCTCGGTCGCGCCGCCTATGAAGCGGCTGATCACGGCTTTGCCCTTGGCACCGTCGGGGCGGGCACCGGAGCTCTTGCGGCACGCCTCAAGGGTGGGCTCGGATCAGCCTCCTTTGTCCTGCCGGACGGCACCACCGTCGGCGCGCTGGTCGCGGCCAATCCGCTCGGTTCGGTCACCACACCGGGAGACCGCCATTTCTGGGCCGCTCCTTATGAAATTGACGGCGAGTTCGGCGGTGCAGGCGTCGATCTCGCCACCGGCTTCACCACCCCCGCCCCGAGCCTCAAGATCGCCGCCATGCAGGCGCTGGCGCAGGGCACCGAACTGCCGACCGAGGGCAGCAATACCACCATTGCCATTGTCGCGACCGACGCGGCGCTGAGCAAATCACAATGCCAGCGGCTCGCCATTGCCGCCCATGATGGCATCGGACGCGCCATCGTACCGGCACATTCCCCCGGCGACGGCGATCTGGTTTTTGCGGTCAGCGCCGCAGATCCGGCAAAGACCATCAGCGACGGTGATCTGGGCGCTGATCTGGGCGCCATCGGACATGCCGCCGCCCTCTGCCTCAGTCGCGCCATCGCCCGCGCTGCCGCGCTCGCGCATGCCGAACCCGGCGATCTGCTGCCCTCTTGGCAGGATATGTGA
- a CDS encoding SDR family oxidoreductase — translation MRLAGKCAIVTGGASGFGVGIVTKFLREGARVMIADINADAAAQAAEQARNSHGTDRAFAQTVDVSDRASVDQMAATALDQFGQVDILVNNAGVSHLPTPLENVSEEDFDRVFTVNMKSVYLTARALVPHMKARHSGAILNVASTAGISPRPNLNWYNASKGWMITATRTMAVELAAAGVRVNAINPVAGETPLLKTFMGEDTPEIRAKFLSTIPIGRFSTPEDMGNAACYLCSDEASMVTGVALEVDGGRCI, via the coding sequence ATGCGGCTGGCAGGGAAATGCGCCATTGTAACCGGCGGGGCGTCAGGCTTTGGCGTCGGCATCGTCACCAAATTCCTGCGGGAGGGCGCGCGGGTGATGATTGCCGATATCAACGCCGACGCCGCCGCACAGGCCGCAGAACAGGCCCGCAACAGCCATGGCACAGATCGGGCATTTGCCCAGACCGTCGATGTCTCCGACCGCGCCTCGGTCGATCAGATGGCGGCCACGGCGCTGGATCAATTCGGACAGGTCGATATTCTGGTCAACAACGCTGGTGTCAGCCACCTGCCGACGCCGCTTGAAAACGTCAGCGAAGAGGATTTCGACCGCGTCTTTACCGTCAATATGAAATCCGTCTACCTGACCGCCCGCGCATTGGTGCCGCATATGAAGGCGCGCCACTCCGGCGCCATCCTGAATGTCGCCTCCACCGCCGGCATCTCACCCCGTCCCAATCTCAACTGGTACAACGCCTCCAAGGGCTGGATGATCACCGCAACCCGCACCATGGCGGTTGAGCTTGCCGCCGCCGGGGTGCGGGTCAATGCGATCAACCCGGTCGCGGGCGAAACCCCGCTGCTGAAAACCTTCATGGGAGAGGACACGCCGGAAATCCGCGCCAAATTCCTCTCCACCATTCCAATCGGCCGCTTTTCCACCCCGGAGGATATGGGCAATGCCGCCTGCTACCTCTGCTCGGATGAGGCCAGCATGGTGACCGGCGTCGCGCTGGAGGTCGACGGCGGGCGCTGTATCTGA
- the arfB gene encoding alternative ribosome rescue aminoacyl-tRNA hydrolase ArfB — protein sequence MLHITETIALQDWELTESFMRASGPGGQNVNKVSSAVELRFEAARSPALSPAVKSRLKRLAGRRWTKDGAIILQCDETRSQQRNRDLVRERLAELIRQALIVPKRRIATKPTRGSVRRRLEAKRQRGDIKATRGKIDPD from the coding sequence ATGTTGCACATTACCGAAACCATCGCCCTGCAGGACTGGGAACTGACCGAAAGCTTTATGCGCGCCTCCGGTCCCGGCGGACAGAACGTGAACAAGGTCTCCTCCGCCGTCGAACTGCGGTTCGAGGCCGCACGCTCCCCGGCGCTCAGCCCGGCGGTGAAATCGCGCCTGAAACGGCTGGCCGGCCGCCGCTGGACCAAGGATGGCGCGATCATCCTGCAATGCGACGAAACCCGCTCGCAGCAGCGCAACCGTGATCTGGTGCGCGAACGCCTGGCCGAACTGATCCGCCAGGCCCTGATTGTCCCCAAACGCCGCATTGCCACCAAACCCACCCGCGGCTCGGTACGCCGCCGTCTGGAGGCCAAACGCCAGCGCGGCGACATCAAGGCGACGCGCGGTAAGATCGATCCGGACTGA
- a CDS encoding queuosine precursor transporter has protein sequence MTRSYLPGILAMAAVVVASNILVQFLFGQWLTWGAFTYPIAFLVTDVTNRVYGTGPARKVVLAGFVVGVICSLIGTQIMGEFGPLVTLRIAIASGLAFLTAQLLDVSIFAALRNGAWWRAPLASTLIGATVDTALFFSIAFSGALVWLEPGNDVSWAGEMLPILGTGPVAPLWVSLAVADWGVKVALALLALVPFRLIVARLTRSQASVN, from the coding sequence ATGACACGCTCTTACCTTCCTGGCATTCTTGCCATGGCCGCTGTTGTTGTGGCCTCCAACATCCTGGTGCAATTCCTGTTCGGCCAATGGCTGACCTGGGGCGCCTTCACCTATCCCATCGCCTTCCTCGTGACCGATGTGACCAACCGCGTCTATGGCACCGGACCCGCTCGCAAGGTGGTGCTGGCCGGTTTTGTCGTTGGCGTCATCTGCTCGCTGATCGGCACCCAGATCATGGGCGAATTCGGCCCCCTCGTGACCCTGCGCATCGCCATCGCCTCCGGCCTTGCCTTCCTCACAGCACAGCTGCTGGACGTCTCGATCTTTGCCGCCCTGCGCAATGGCGCCTGGTGGCGGGCACCGCTGGCCTCGACCTTGATCGGCGCCACGGTCGACACCGCGCTGTTCTTCAGCATCGCCTTTTCCGGCGCTCTGGTCTGGCTGGAACCCGGCAATGATGTCAGCTGGGCCGGTGAAATGCTGCCGATCCTCGGCACTGGCCCCGTCGCCCCGCTCTGGGTCTCGCTTGCTGTTGCCGACTGGGGCGTGAAAGTGGCACTGGCGCTGCTGGCGCTCGTCCCCTTCCGCCTGATCGTGGCACGTCTTACACGGTCGCAGGCCAGCGTTAACTGA
- a CDS encoding esterase-like activity of phytase family protein, giving the protein MRRRSAIKLSLGLAAALTISLTALLAYRPVASAAQPGGAQFIAAYRWTHPAKWFGGFSALSLSPDGAQMTVVSDRATIVTARIQRGTAELHPIEAITPTEAHKLRASDGAILRGRIVDAEGLAIARDGTLFISFEGVSRVARHRRGDSRAEVLPRPKAFRRLPLNKALEALAIDGKGHLYTLPERALTEAGDIPVWRWNGSRWDRPFDLPSRGKFLPVGADFGPDGRFYLLERDFGFIGFRSRLRRWDITADGISGEVTLLQTGLGLHDNLEGVSIWRDSSGALRATMVSDDNFKSLQRTELVEYRLPD; this is encoded by the coding sequence ATGCGCCGCCGTTCTGCAATCAAACTGAGCCTCGGGCTGGCAGCGGCGCTGACCATCTCTCTGACGGCGCTGCTGGCCTATCGGCCCGTCGCCTCGGCCGCACAGCCGGGCGGGGCGCAGTTCATCGCGGCCTATCGCTGGACCCACCCGGCCAAATGGTTCGGGGGGTTCTCCGCCCTGTCGCTGTCGCCGGACGGGGCGCAGATGACCGTGGTCAGCGATCGGGCCACCATCGTCACCGCCCGCATTCAGCGCGGAACCGCGGAACTGCACCCCATCGAGGCCATTACCCCGACCGAGGCCCATAAGCTGCGCGCATCAGACGGCGCGATCCTGCGCGGGCGGATCGTCGACGCAGAAGGCCTCGCCATCGCGCGTGACGGCACCCTCTTCATCTCCTTTGAAGGCGTCTCGCGCGTGGCCCGGCACCGCCGGGGTGACAGTCGCGCCGAGGTGCTGCCCCGCCCAAAGGCCTTTCGCCGCCTGCCCCTGAACAAGGCGCTGGAGGCCCTCGCCATCGACGGCAAGGGCCATCTCTACACGCTGCCGGAACGCGCCCTGACCGAGGCGGGAGATATCCCCGTCTGGCGGTGGAATGGCAGCCGATGGGACCGTCCCTTTGATCTGCCGAGCCGGGGAAAATTCCTCCCTGTGGGCGCCGATTTCGGCCCTGACGGCCGCTTCTACCTCCTGGAACGCGACTTTGGCTTCATCGGATTTCGCAGCCGCCTGCGGCGCTGGGACATCACCGCCGATGGCATCAGCGGCGAGGTCACATTGCTGCAAACCGGTCTCGGTCTGCACGACAATCTGGAGGGCGTCTCGATCTGGCGCGACAGCAGCGGCGCGCTGCGCGCCACTATGGTCTCCGACGACAACTTCAAATCGCTGCAACGCACCGAACTGGTGGAATACCGGCTGCCCGATTAG
- the mepA gene encoding penicillin-insensitive murein endopeptidase, whose protein sequence is MKFSRYITLTALLLTACAPAGDSRSPSANPVVSRSANSDVPAKQLFGAKRAGSAQKPAPHGSYAKGCVAGAEQLPQTGPTWQAMRLSRNRNWGHPETIDFIKDLSRVAARQSGWNGLYVGDISQPRGGPMLSGHRSHQVGLDADIWMLPAKRLDLSVAEREKISSISLRRANGAYTNSSWSPQHHAILRAAAKDDRVARIFVFPGAKVQMCNDEKGNRDWLRKVRPWYGHHYHFHVRLKCPAGARGCVDQDPPPRGDGCDDARQWVKNILNPPPPKPRDPNAPPPKPRREYTLSDLPQQCAAVLQSN, encoded by the coding sequence TTGAAGTTCAGTCGATACATCACCCTCACCGCCCTCCTGTTGACAGCCTGCGCCCCCGCCGGGGACAGCCGATCACCCTCCGCCAATCCGGTGGTCAGCCGCTCTGCAAACTCGGACGTACCCGCAAAGCAGCTGTTCGGTGCCAAACGCGCAGGCTCCGCGCAGAAACCCGCACCGCATGGCTCCTACGCCAAGGGCTGCGTGGCCGGGGCAGAACAGCTGCCCCAGACCGGCCCGACCTGGCAGGCGATGCGCCTGTCGCGCAACCGCAACTGGGGCCATCCCGAAACCATCGACTTTATCAAGGATCTGAGCCGCGTTGCCGCCCGCCAGAGCGGCTGGAACGGGCTCTATGTCGGCGATATCAGCCAGCCGCGCGGCGGCCCGATGCTGTCCGGGCACCGCAGTCATCAGGTGGGTCTGGACGCCGATATCTGGATGCTGCCGGCCAAGCGCCTCGACCTCTCCGTCGCCGAACGCGAGAAAATCTCCTCGATCTCCCTGCGCCGGGCCAATGGTGCCTACACCAATTCCAGCTGGTCACCCCAGCACCACGCCATCCTGCGCGCCGCCGCCAAGGATGACCGCGTGGCGCGGATCTTTGTTTTCCCCGGCGCCAAGGTCCAGATGTGCAACGACGAGAAGGGCAACCGCGACTGGCTGCGCAAGGTCCGGCCCTGGTATGGCCATCACTACCACTTCCACGTCCGGCTGAAATGCCCGGCCGGCGCGCGCGGCTGTGTCGATCAGGATCCGCCCCCGCGCGGCGATGGCTGCGATGACGCGCGCCAGTGGGTGAAGAACATCCTGAATCCGCCGCCGCCAAAACCGCGCGACCCCAATGCGCCGCCGCCCAAACCCCGGCGTGAATACACTCTTTCGGACCTGCCTCAGCAATGCGCCGCCGTTCTGCAATCAAACTGA
- a CDS encoding MFS transporter has protein sequence MPKGNDKRPRQASGKGRRGMTQISMRKRIWGWWAFDWASQPYHTLLVTFVFAPFFAAVAAEYYLTQGLADEAAKAQAQTVWSMCLTITGLMIGLGGPFLGALADISGRKMPWIMMFSLMYVTGAWGLWFMDPDGSNLWWMLISFGFGFIGAEFALIFVNAQLPSLGNKEDVGTISGTGFAIGYLGGVIALFLMLTLFVEQGNGKTLIGIDPILGLDAETREGTRAAGPLTAIWFALFIIPYFRWVRDDAITGARGRFGDAIRSVGRAVRSLRHRASLTGYLISSMLYRDALNGLYAFGGIYARLVLGWEITLIGVFGIIAVISSALFSWLGGLADRRFGPKPVITTAILILTTVCFLVVNMSRDQFFGLSLAEGSGLPDAVFFACGVLIGGFGGILQAASRSLMVRHTTPENATEAFGLYGLSGRATAFLAPALIGIATTLTGSARLGIAPVILLFIIGLIVLRWVNAEGDQS, from the coding sequence ATACCAAAAGGTAACGACAAAAGACCACGACAGGCATCGGGCAAGGGACGACGAGGCATGACGCAGATATCCATGCGCAAGCGCATCTGGGGCTGGTGGGCCTTTGACTGGGCCAGTCAGCCCTATCACACGCTGCTGGTCACCTTTGTCTTTGCGCCCTTCTTCGCAGCCGTTGCCGCCGAGTATTACCTGACCCAGGGCCTCGCGGATGAGGCGGCAAAGGCGCAGGCGCAGACGGTTTGGTCGATGTGCCTCACCATCACCGGCCTGATGATCGGCCTTGGCGGGCCGTTTCTGGGCGCGCTTGCGGATATCTCCGGGCGCAAAATGCCCTGGATCATGATGTTTTCGCTGATGTATGTGACCGGCGCCTGGGGCCTGTGGTTCATGGACCCGGACGGATCAAACCTCTGGTGGATGCTCATCAGCTTTGGCTTCGGCTTTATCGGCGCCGAATTTGCGCTGATCTTTGTCAATGCGCAGCTGCCCTCTCTCGGCAACAAGGAAGACGTCGGCACCATCTCAGGCACCGGCTTTGCCATCGGATACCTTGGTGGGGTGATCGCGCTTTTCCTGATGCTCACATTGTTCGTCGAACAGGGGAATGGCAAAACCCTGATCGGGATTGATCCCATTCTGGGGCTGGATGCGGAGACCCGCGAAGGCACCCGCGCCGCAGGTCCGCTGACAGCGATCTGGTTTGCGCTCTTTATCATCCCCTATTTCCGCTGGGTGCGCGACGATGCCATCACCGGCGCGCGCGGGCGGTTTGGCGATGCCATCCGTTCCGTTGGTCGCGCCGTCCGCAGTCTGCGCCATCGCGCCAGCCTGACCGGCTATCTGATCTCCTCGATGCTCTACCGGGATGCGCTGAACGGGCTTTATGCCTTTGGCGGAATTTACGCGCGGCTGGTGCTGGGCTGGGAAATCACCCTGATCGGCGTCTTCGGCATCATCGCCGTGATTTCCTCGGCGCTGTTCAGCTGGCTCGGCGGGCTGGCAGATCGCCGCTTTGGCCCGAAACCGGTCATCACCACCGCAATTCTGATCCTGACAACCGTCTGTTTCCTGGTCGTCAACATGTCCCGCGACCAGTTCTTTGGCCTCTCTCTCGCCGAAGGCTCCGGCCTGCCTGACGCCGTCTTCTTTGCCTGCGGTGTGCTGATCGGTGGCTTTGGTGGTATCCTTCAGGCCGCCAGCCGCAGCCTCATGGTCCGCCACACCACGCCCGAGAACGCGACCGAGGCCTTCGGTCTTTATGGCCTTTCGGGTCGCGCCACAGCCTTTCTGGCACCGGCCCTGATCGGAATAGCCACCACGCTCACCGGCAGTGCCCGCCTCGGCATTGCACCGGTTATTCTATTGTTCATTATCGGGCTCATCGTTCTGCGCTGGGTCAATGCAGAAGGAGACCAGAGTTGA
- a CDS encoding acyl-CoA thioesterase — protein MFPIVRLIKDLLVARRMPPLDLTDTHVSRHICWPWDLDIWMELNNGRAMTLYDLGRTMLAQRVGLIGALRSRRWGMTVAGTTVRFRRRIRGFERFEMRSRAVAWDDRFIYLEQSMWKSNGDCASHVMLRTAITDAKGIVAPQEVLKTIGRTDSLAPEMPAWIKAWCEADAGRPWPPMMADPAPAAPETLQNG, from the coding sequence ATGTTTCCCATCGTCCGCCTGATCAAGGATCTGCTGGTTGCCCGCCGGATGCCGCCGCTGGATCTGACCGACACCCATGTTTCCCGCCACATCTGCTGGCCCTGGGATCTGGATATCTGGATGGAGCTCAACAACGGCCGTGCGATGACGCTCTATGATCTGGGCCGTACCATGCTGGCCCAGCGTGTCGGCCTGATCGGTGCCCTGCGCAGCCGTCGCTGGGGCATGACGGTTGCGGGCACCACGGTGCGGTTTCGCCGCCGCATCCGCGGCTTTGAACGGTTCGAGATGCGCAGCCGGGCAGTGGCCTGGGACGATCGCTTCATCTATCTGGAACAATCCATGTGGAAATCCAACGGCGACTGCGCCAGCCACGTGATGCTGCGCACCGCCATCACAGATGCCAAGGGGATCGTCGCACCGCAGGAGGTGCTCAAAACGATCGGTCGCACCGACAGCCTCGCCCCCGAGATGCCCGCCTGGATCAAGGCCTGGTGCGAGGCGGACGCAGGCCGCCCCTGGCCACCGATGATGGCGGATCCTGCCCCTGCGGCGCCCGAAACCCTCCAAAACGGCTAG